The following proteins come from a genomic window of Rhodohalobacter sp. 614A:
- a CDS encoding SCO family protein has protein sequence MIDQFLRYMPERYSPIPVLILLILFLFAGCRNNAIDDFSDTSFELINQNGETVHFPDDFEGAPMVMGFIYTNCPDICSFITANVRNVYRQMENPDNVQFILVTFDPQRDTPEVLKKYAQSFEMDQEPFQFLTADSSTIASFMERMSVRTQESYSEELDNGDRIYFLNHSDKILLIDEDSRLIFDYGGSMTSPNLIIEDLQKL, from the coding sequence ATGATTGATCAATTTCTTCGATATATGCCAGAACGATATTCTCCAATTCCTGTTTTAATCTTGTTGATTTTATTTTTATTTGCCGGGTGCAGAAACAATGCCATCGACGATTTCAGCGACACCTCCTTCGAACTGATCAACCAAAATGGGGAAACGGTTCATTTTCCTGATGATTTTGAAGGAGCGCCCATGGTTATGGGATTTATTTATACCAATTGCCCCGACATTTGTTCATTCATAACAGCAAATGTTCGAAATGTTTACAGGCAAATGGAAAATCCCGATAATGTGCAGTTCATTCTCGTCACTTTTGACCCCCAAAGGGACACTCCCGAAGTGTTGAAAAAATATGCACAATCTTTTGAAATGGACCAGGAACCGTTCCAGTTCTTAACGGCCGATTCCAGCACCATCGCTTCTTTTATGGAACGAATGAGCGTGAGAACACAGGAATCGTATTCCGAAGAGCTTGACAACGGCGACCGAATCTATTTCCTTAATCACTCCGACAAAATACTGCTAATTGATGAAGACTCCCGACTAATTTTTGATTACGGTGGCAGCATGACTTCTCCCAACCTTATCATAGAAGACTTACAAAAATTATGA
- a CDS encoding copper chaperone PCu(A)C, whose protein sequence is MNKKSILILLIPFLLVSFLSCGNEEENQQSESIQTVELPDEGIEIENIWARPGSENGVSAVYLTILNGSSEMDSIVSVSSPVARMVEIHESFEGDDGMMGMRPAENLNIPARDVLHLEPGGLHIMLMNLNNQLAEGDEVEISLEFSNAGQMTITAPVQSIQ, encoded by the coding sequence ATGAACAAAAAAAGTATCCTGATTCTATTAATACCTTTTCTGCTGGTATCGTTTCTATCCTGCGGGAATGAGGAAGAAAATCAACAATCCGAAAGTATTCAAACCGTTGAGTTGCCTGATGAAGGGATTGAAATTGAAAATATCTGGGCACGGCCTGGAAGCGAGAATGGTGTTTCTGCTGTCTATTTAACGATTCTGAACGGATCTTCTGAAATGGACTCAATCGTTTCAGTATCTTCGCCGGTTGCCAGAATGGTGGAAATCCACGAATCTTTTGAAGGAGATGATGGGATGATGGGAATGCGGCCGGCTGAAAATTTAAATATACCTGCCAGGGATGTTCTCCACCTGGAACCCGGCGGCCTTCATATTATGCTCATGAACCTGAATAACCAACTTGCAGAAGGAGATGAAGTGGAAATCTCTCTCGAGTTTTCAAATGCCGGCCAAATGACGATAACGGCACCCGTTCAATCCATACAGTAG
- the cdaA gene encoding diadenylate cyclase CdaA, translating into MIPIGFIEFGIKDLLETLVIALVLYYLYRWIRGTFAIQAALGLLFIILLNAAVGLLGFTTLNFLLRSVLDVGVLAVFIIFQPEIRKLLYNLGQNTSFDRFLGRTGSEDMISEVIEAVRNMAQTKTGALIVFARTSSLQDLVDVGVKLDARVNASLLQTIFQKDTPLHDGAVIIRNNRIVAASCYLPISQNPNISSVFGTRHRAAVGISETNNVFVVIVSEETGRVSVAKNGALTSGLSIQKLRSEMESSLGEVKEEEVGFSAEKADLEMN; encoded by the coding sequence TTGATCCCGATTGGATTCATAGAGTTTGGCATTAAAGACCTGCTTGAAACGTTGGTCATTGCCCTTGTTTTGTACTACCTGTACCGGTGGATTCGCGGGACATTTGCGATTCAGGCGGCGCTTGGGTTGCTGTTTATTATTCTGTTGAATGCAGCTGTTGGATTGTTGGGTTTTACCACCTTGAACTTTTTACTCCGCAGTGTTTTGGATGTAGGGGTTTTGGCGGTTTTTATCATTTTTCAACCCGAAATCAGAAAGCTGTTGTACAATCTTGGCCAGAATACATCGTTCGACCGATTTCTCGGGCGGACCGGTTCGGAAGACATGATTTCGGAAGTGATTGAAGCCGTTCGGAATATGGCCCAGACAAAAACCGGCGCGTTAATCGTTTTTGCCAGAACCTCGTCTCTGCAGGATTTGGTGGATGTTGGGGTAAAGCTGGATGCGCGCGTGAATGCATCTCTTCTTCAAACTATTTTCCAAAAAGATACTCCTCTTCATGACGGTGCTGTAATCATCCGGAATAACCGAATTGTTGCAGCAAGCTGTTATCTGCCGATTTCACAGAACCCGAATATCTCATCTGTTTTTGGAACACGCCATCGCGCGGCTGTTGGTATCAGTGAGACGAATAATGTTTTTGTTGTAATCGTATCCGAAGAGACGGGCCGTGTTTCCGTTGCCAAGAATGGCGCGCTTACCAGCGGACTTTCTATTCAAAAACTCCGCTCGGAAATGGAATCTTCTTTGGGCGAAGTGAAAGAAGAAGAAGTAGGTTTCAGCGCAGAAAAAGCCGATCTGGAAATGAATTGA
- the folP gene encoding dihydropteroate synthase — translation MGIVNVTPDSFSDGGKYSSAQHAVDEIGRMMEEGAAIIDIGGESTRPGANPVSESEEMDRVLPVLEPALDHFPDLFFSIDTTKYRVAEESLKLGAHIINDISGLQKEPRLASLCSVYNAGYVLMHSQGNPQTMQKNPEYENVLDDIFAFLKKGIEQLKKAGVSSIVVDPGIGFGKTLQHNLDIIKGLKKFITLDCPVLVGASRKSMLGKLLGNRPAEERLAGTLAVHYHCLMQGANILRVHDVKEAVDSVKIFEALCDKQEW, via the coding sequence ATGGGAATCGTGAATGTAACTCCCGACTCTTTCTCAGACGGCGGCAAGTACAGTTCAGCACAGCATGCCGTAGATGAAATCGGGCGGATGATGGAAGAGGGCGCGGCTATTATCGACATTGGTGGCGAATCCACACGGCCGGGAGCAAATCCGGTATCCGAATCGGAAGAAATGGACAGAGTTTTGCCTGTTCTGGAACCGGCACTGGATCATTTTCCTGACTTGTTTTTCTCGATTGATACCACCAAATATCGGGTTGCTGAGGAGTCTCTCAAGCTTGGCGCACATATCATTAACGATATTAGCGGACTTCAAAAAGAGCCTCGTCTGGCAAGCTTGTGTTCAGTATACAATGCCGGTTATGTGCTGATGCATTCGCAGGGAAATCCTCAGACGATGCAAAAAAATCCAGAGTACGAGAATGTTCTTGATGATATTTTTGCTTTCTTGAAAAAAGGTATTGAACAATTAAAGAAAGCCGGAGTATCATCCATAGTGGTTGATCCCGGCATTGGCTTTGGAAAAACACTTCAGCACAATTTGGATATCATAAAAGGACTCAAAAAATTTATTACATTAGATTGCCCGGTTTTGGTAGGCGCGTCACGCAAATCGATGCTTGGGAAGTTGCTTGGAAATCGCCCAGCAGAGGAACGACTGGCCGGAACATTGGCCGTTCATTACCATTGCCTGATGCAGGGTGCAAATATTTTGAGGGTTCATGATGTAAAAGAAGCGGTTGATTCCGTTAAAATATTTGAAGCCCTTTGCGATAAACAAGAGTGGTGA
- the fdxA gene encoding ferredoxin FdxA — protein sequence MAYVVTEPCINCKYTNCAAVCPVDAFREGPNFLTIDPLECIDCDACVPECPVEAIYPDDEVPEQWEHYIELNERLAEKWDEYVINETKDEFPGADEWAEKEDKLDLLQEDWD from the coding sequence ATGGCATACGTAGTAACCGAGCCTTGTATTAACTGTAAGTACACGAATTGTGCGGCTGTTTGCCCCGTGGATGCTTTTCGTGAAGGTCCAAACTTTTTAACTATCGATCCGCTTGAGTGCATCGATTGTGATGCCTGCGTTCCGGAATGTCCTGTTGAAGCTATTTATCCCGATGATGAAGTTCCCGAGCAATGGGAGCACTATATAGAATTGAATGAGCGTCTGGCTGAAAAATGGGATGAGTACGTGATTAACGAAACCAAGGATGAATTTCCGGGTGCCGATGAGTGGGCCGAAAAAGAGGATAAACTGGACTTATTGCAAGAAGACTGGGATTAA
- a CDS encoding alkaline phosphatase family protein, whose amino-acid sequence MKLAHKRIQTLFVCLSAISVLISCGPSENQVRSSSKEINPVLLISFDGFMNEYIDRNNTPNFDRFIKNGVKADYLIPVFPTKTFPNHYTIVTGLYVENHGIIANSFPDSRLDARFSYGPINSPNDERWWGGEPIWITAEKQGLTSATFFWPGSEASIDSTWSTKWVAYDGSVPDSSRIDSITAWLDPNGSVQADLGTLYFSFIDHVGHDFGPNSSQMDEASLHADDLLGYLLKKIDEHNLSDKLNVIITSDHGMAELSPEKVIFLDEIINLENVKMVDWTPVALIQPNEGETSKIYSTLKEHENNYRVYLRDELPDHYHFSDHYRIPEIIMIADVGYTITRRDFFEKNGVMGGTHGFDYEAPEMRTIFIASGPDFKTGETAQPFQSIHIYELLCKILGINPAENDGNLEEVNALLRN is encoded by the coding sequence ATGAAGTTGGCTCACAAAAGAATTCAAACACTATTTGTCTGCCTTTCGGCAATTTCCGTCCTGATCAGTTGCGGTCCATCCGAAAATCAAGTCCGTTCATCATCAAAAGAGATCAATCCTGTTTTACTCATCTCTTTTGATGGATTTATGAATGAATACATCGATAGAAATAACACTCCGAATTTTGACAGGTTTATTAAAAACGGAGTAAAAGCAGACTATCTGATTCCTGTTTTTCCCACCAAAACATTTCCCAATCATTACACAATTGTCACAGGCTTGTATGTGGAAAATCATGGAATTATTGCCAACAGTTTTCCCGACTCCAGGCTGGACGCCAGGTTCAGTTATGGCCCTATCAATTCGCCAAATGACGAGCGTTGGTGGGGTGGCGAACCCATCTGGATAACCGCCGAAAAGCAGGGCTTAACTTCAGCAACCTTTTTCTGGCCGGGCTCGGAAGCCTCAATCGACAGTACGTGGTCTACAAAATGGGTTGCATATGATGGCTCCGTGCCAGACTCATCCCGCATCGACAGCATAACAGCCTGGCTGGATCCGAACGGTTCTGTACAGGCCGATCTTGGCACGCTCTACTTTAGTTTTATTGATCATGTGGGCCACGATTTCGGACCGAATTCATCTCAAATGGATGAGGCGTCTCTTCACGCAGATGACTTGCTGGGATACCTGTTAAAAAAGATAGATGAGCATAACTTGTCCGATAAGCTGAATGTCATCATCACGTCCGATCACGGAATGGCAGAACTCTCTCCCGAAAAGGTCATTTTTTTGGATGAAATCATCAATCTTGAAAACGTTAAAATGGTTGACTGGACTCCCGTTGCGTTGATTCAGCCGAATGAAGGAGAAACATCGAAAATCTATTCAACACTCAAAGAACACGAGAATAACTACCGGGTTTATTTAAGGGATGAGCTGCCCGATCATTATCACTTTTCTGATCATTACCGGATTCCTGAAATCATCATGATTGCCGATGTAGGTTATACCATCACCAGGAGAGATTTTTTTGAAAAAAATGGAGTCATGGGAGGTACTCACGGGTTTGATTATGAAGCTCCTGAAATGAGGACAATTTTTATCGCCAGCGGGCCGGACTTTAAAACCGGAGAGACTGCTCAACCTTTCCAAAGCATTCATATATACGAATTGCTGTGTAAAATTCTTGGAATCAATCCGGCCGAAAACGATGGAAATTTGGAAGAAGTAAACGCCTTGTTGAGGAATTAA
- a CDS encoding TonB-dependent receptor: MLNRYMHLLYAGIILLVVGHGQLQAQGVTTASLTGVVVDDTGETLPGASVIAVHTPSGTSYGTSSRPDGSYRISNMRVGGPYTITFTYVGFRSYVVENVYLSLGETYNQRGTLSSESVELEELVIVGVGDRVFNRERTGAATNVTSDRIINVPTINRSINDLTQLTPQSSGTSFAGRDNRFNNYTIDGNVYNNNFGLGSDQFAGGNPVSLDAIEEVQINLAPYDVRQGGFTGANVNAITKSGSNTYKGSIYSYYRNQDLVGTKIGSNEITIEDSYTRIIGASAGGPIIKDKLFFFVSVEQQEADNPGDSRRALRPGESPDGRQITRVPLEQAEFVQQQMDQLYGYSTGGFESIPFANEALRLNARLDFNINSSHRAMVRFNRYDSFQDVSINGNSIRGFPSSDRYFNTNRYGPEAITFRNGNYAVDNIITSIVGEVNSTLTDNLANSFNVGYTWVTDPQRSIPGGQTFPMIEVMEPDESGSLQYYMSMGNELFTVGNLLDNNTFSVSNTLTYFAGKNTITGGVNFEHMTFANAFNPVWNSWYRYESYDDFVASVINQDPNVRPSHFAIGYTYDVDNPTTLPLDEVNFAQIGFYIQDEYQVNPDLKLTAGLRVDLPFYPVDAPRNPAVEGMNLSIPNPTGGDNINPDVSEFPTINPLWSPRVGFNWDVSGGERSTQLRGGTGIFSGRLPFVWISNQVNANGVTRGQRGYYSDSWGTNGAPVWNGFQADVDYYRPDPATLDAEIPNQINITADDFKLPQVWRSNLAVDQRLPYGFIGTLELMYSKDFNSPLAVNLAHQPTGQTVDVGGNSYPLYTQQLPGAEGTPLREVYYLTNINSGSYASVNVGLEKTFEFGLFTSINYTLSRSRDYGLIGGSQAQSLWPNVAQKDRNDPETGFSRFDQPNRIIAQISYDTRTISRNNLTRFSLLYIGGDQGRYSYTYSGNFGDGNGVRLMYVPESFEDAQLVDITDGEGNVVRTAQEQWNDLNAFIEQDPYLSDHRGEVTERNGATLPWLHRFDFRVAQDVNIFRGVHKIQVTFDILNVGNLINNEWGVTQSPVQSNLMQYRGADGSGNATFTVNNASGSDAPPTESFRQNINISNTWSAQLGIRYMFN, from the coding sequence ATGTTAAATAGATACATGCACCTGCTGTATGCAGGAATAATTCTATTAGTTGTCGGGCATGGGCAGCTACAAGCACAAGGGGTGACAACTGCTTCTTTAACGGGTGTTGTTGTAGATGATACGGGAGAAACTCTTCCCGGCGCATCCGTCATTGCGGTTCATACTCCTTCGGGTACATCGTACGGAACATCAAGCCGTCCCGATGGATCATACAGAATCTCAAATATGCGTGTAGGTGGTCCATATACTATCACCTTTACCTATGTGGGATTCCGCTCTTACGTGGTTGAAAATGTTTACCTCAGTTTGGGTGAAACGTACAATCAGCGTGGCACACTGAGCTCTGAATCTGTAGAACTTGAAGAATTGGTCATAGTTGGAGTTGGTGACCGTGTTTTTAACCGGGAGAGAACGGGTGCGGCTACAAACGTTACTTCCGACCGGATCATAAATGTTCCGACCATTAACCGAAGCATTAACGACCTGACCCAGCTTACGCCGCAAAGCAGCGGAACGAGTTTTGCCGGCCGTGATAATCGTTTCAACAATTACACGATTGACGGTAATGTGTATAACAATAATTTCGGTTTGGGATCCGACCAGTTTGCCGGTGGCAACCCGGTCAGCCTGGATGCCATTGAGGAAGTTCAGATCAACCTTGCTCCTTATGATGTGAGACAGGGCGGATTTACAGGTGCAAACGTAAACGCCATCACAAAAAGTGGAAGTAATACTTATAAAGGAAGTATTTACAGTTATTACAGAAACCAGGATTTAGTAGGCACCAAAATTGGCAGTAACGAAATTACCATTGAAGATTCCTATACCCGAATTATCGGGGCATCTGCCGGTGGGCCTATCATCAAAGACAAGCTCTTCTTTTTTGTTTCTGTTGAACAGCAGGAAGCTGACAATCCCGGTGACAGCCGGCGTGCGTTGCGACCGGGGGAATCGCCTGATGGTCGTCAAATTACGCGTGTTCCTCTTGAGCAGGCTGAATTCGTTCAACAACAAATGGACCAATTATACGGTTATAGCACCGGCGGGTTTGAGAGTATTCCGTTTGCCAATGAGGCTCTCCGTTTAAATGCCCGCCTTGATTTTAATATCAACAGCAGCCACCGGGCTATGGTACGGTTTAACCGGTACGACAGTTTTCAGGATGTTAGCATTAACGGGAACAGTATTCGTGGATTTCCGTCATCCGACCGATATTTCAACACCAACCGGTACGGCCCGGAAGCCATCACCTTCAGAAATGGAAACTACGCTGTTGACAACATTATTACCTCAATTGTCGGCGAAGTAAACTCTACGCTTACAGACAACCTGGCAAACAGCTTTAATGTTGGCTATACATGGGTTACCGATCCGCAGCGAAGCATTCCGGGCGGCCAAACCTTCCCGATGATTGAAGTGATGGAACCGGACGAGTCAGGTTCACTACAGTACTACATGTCGATGGGTAATGAGCTTTTTACAGTGGGTAATCTTTTAGACAACAACACGTTTAGCGTATCCAATACGCTAACCTATTTTGCAGGCAAGAATACCATTACCGGCGGTGTGAATTTTGAGCATATGACGTTTGCCAATGCCTTCAACCCGGTGTGGAATTCGTGGTACAGGTATGAGTCGTACGATGATTTTGTAGCATCCGTCATTAACCAGGATCCGAATGTACGTCCGTCTCACTTTGCCATTGGTTATACTTACGATGTAGACAACCCTACAACCCTTCCTTTGGATGAGGTGAATTTTGCACAGATCGGTTTCTACATTCAGGATGAGTACCAGGTAAATCCCGATTTGAAACTGACTGCAGGGTTGCGTGTGGATCTTCCGTTCTATCCGGTGGATGCTCCCCGAAACCCGGCCGTTGAAGGAATGAACCTGTCGATTCCAAATCCAACCGGCGGAGATAACATCAACCCGGATGTGAGTGAATTTCCAACAATTAATCCGTTGTGGTCGCCAAGAGTTGGTTTTAACTGGGACGTAAGTGGCGGAGAAAGAAGTACACAGCTTCGTGGCGGTACCGGTATTTTCTCCGGACGTCTTCCATTCGTATGGATCTCCAACCAGGTGAATGCCAATGGTGTAACCCGCGGTCAGCGTGGATATTATTCTGATTCCTGGGGTACAAATGGCGCTCCGGTGTGGAATGGTTTCCAGGCAGATGTTGATTATTATCGGCCCGATCCTGCAACATTGGATGCCGAAATTCCAAACCAGATCAACATTACGGCTGACGATTTCAAACTTCCCCAAGTCTGGAGGTCGAACCTGGCTGTAGACCAAAGATTGCCATACGGATTTATCGGGACTCTTGAGTTGATGTATTCCAAAGATTTCAATAGTCCTCTGGCCGTAAACCTGGCTCACCAGCCCACAGGTCAAACTGTGGACGTTGGTGGAAACAGCTACCCGCTGTACACACAACAGCTTCCCGGCGCTGAAGGAACTCCGTTGAGAGAGGTGTACTACCTCACCAACATCAACTCGGGTTCGTATGCGTCTGTAAATGTTGGGCTTGAGAAAACCTTTGAGTTCGGATTGTTCACAAGCATTAACTATACGCTCAGCCGATCTCGGGACTATGGTTTGATTGGCGGTTCACAGGCTCAGTCGCTCTGGCCGAATGTAGCTCAGAAAGACCGTAACGACCCCGAAACAGGTTTCTCACGATTTGATCAGCCAAACCGAATCATCGCACAAATTTCGTACGACACGAGAACCATCAGCCGAAATAACCTGACACGGTTTTCACTGTTATATATTGGTGGCGATCAGGGACGGTACAGCTACACCTATTCCGGCAACTTTGGTGACGGTAATGGGGTTCGCCTGATGTATGTTCCCGAAAGTTTTGAAGACGCCCAACTGGTAGATATCACGGATGGTGAGGGGAATGTTGTTAGAACAGCCCAGGAACAATGGAATGATCTGAATGCGTTTATTGAGCAAGACCCGTACCTCAGCGATCATCGCGGCGAAGTAACTGAGCGAAACGGAGCCACACTTCCCTGGCTGCACCGGTTCGATTTCCGTGTTGCACAGGATGTAAACATCTTTCGCGGGGTTCATAAAATTCAGGTTACGTTCGATATCCTGAATGTTGGCAACCTGATCAACAACGAATGGGGGGTAACGCAGTCTCCGGTTCAGAGCAACCTTATGCAGTATCGCGGGGCGGATGGCAGCGGAAATGCCACATTTACTGTAAACAATGCTTCCGGGTCCGATGCTCCTCCCACAGAGAGCTTCCGGCAAAATATTAATATTAGCAATACATGGAGTGCCCAATTGGGGATTCGGTATATGTTTAACTAA